In Procambarus clarkii isolate CNS0578487 chromosome 17, FALCON_Pclarkii_2.0, whole genome shotgun sequence, the sequence CAAGATTGGCCACAGAGTAGGGAAACTTATCAAACCCATAACAAGCTGCCCCATATTCTCCAGTCATGCTAACAGCTATTACCGCCCCCATAAATTCTGAATAATATGAGGCAATTTTCCTTAGAGCTAATTCAGAAGCACTTTGAGGCGAGAGACCAGAACGCATCCATTCCACCGTCAATAAAGCTGGCATAAAGCGCATCATCACATCTCCATCACCAGTGGCTGCAGCTCCTCCTACATGCTTGTCAACATAAGCACCACTACCTGGTATTGGTGAATCACCAACTCTCCCAGGTATCTTGTGTGTGGCACCATTAGTTGATGTTCCACCTGCAATATGGCCATTCTTATCTATAGCTATCATTCCAATGGTGTCATGATTTTTCACATTAAAATTTGTGCCTTCTTTTGCTATAGACCACTTAAAACGTTTATATTTTGTATCTTCTGGATGATAAGGCCCACAGTATGTGTTAGGATCAGGCAATACATTTTTCCAGAAATTAGGTTGACATGATTCCTCTTTCCATTTTTCGTATATTTCAGTCGAAGAATTAGTTGTCAGGGTTTCTTCTTTGAAACCCATCATAAGAGCAAATTCTGTAGCTTGATCCCCAACGAGCATTGTATGAGTTGTATGCTCCATCACTTTCCGTGCAACCGAGATGGCACTCTTGACTCTTCGCAGTGCAGCAACTGCTCCCACATCATGTGTTGTTCTATGTGAAATAATAGAAagttattttaaatataattccTCCGTGGATCACTTCAATGATAAATGTTTTAATAtatgtacaacaatgaacaatttaGATCTATTTTTCATGTACAGAATTATACCAATTGTATGTGTGGATGTGAGGCAAATTTTGTGTGTGGATATGAAGCAAATTTTGTGTGGATGTGAGGCAAATTTTGTGTGGCTGTGAGGCAAATTTTGTGTGGATGTGAGGCAAATTTTGTGTGGCTGTGAAGCAAATTTTGTGTGGATGTGAGGCAAATTTTGTGTGTGGATATGAGGCAAATTTTGTGTGGCTGTGAGGCAAATTTTGTGTGGATGTGAGGCAAATTTTGTGTGTGGATATGAGGCAAATTTTGTGTGGCTGTGAGGCAAATTTTTGTGTGGATGTGAGGCAAATTTCATGCAgatatggttcaaattttgtgtgTGGATGTGATCCAAATATTATGGGTAGATATGATTTAACTTTTATGTCTAAATGTGTTCCTGGAGACCTTGTGTAAAACTGAACTAATACTGTATAGATAAAATCCTTGGGGGAATATTTTAATACAGTACATTCCAAACCAATGAATTTTGATGCATAAAATAATTATatgtactaatatatataattattttacaaCAAGCTACCAGAAAATTATAAAATAATCTTTATATAAAATACAATGCACAGTAATACAACATAATAAACTGAGGAGGCTTAAGTCTAAATGGAATAGTAAGTACAGTATACTTACTTACTTTTACTTACTATAATATACAGTACTTACTTATAAATAAGTATAGTGACTTACTTATAACAGAAATGT encodes:
- the LOC123772379 gene encoding N(4)-(Beta-N-acetylglucosaminyl)-L-asparaginase, whose amino-acid sequence is MARPLLLLLVAATPYLATPYSPIVINTWNFTYATEEAWYIVNNNNGSALDAVESGCTVCEELQCDGSVGFGGSPDENGETTLDAMIMDGTTHDVGAVAALRRVKSAISVARKVMEHTTHTMLVGDQATEFALMMGFKEETLTTNSSTEIYEKWKEESCQPNFWKNVLPDPNTYCGPYHPEDTKYKRFKWSIAKEGTNFNVKNHDTIGMIAIDKNGHIAGGTSTNGATHKIPGRVGDSPIPGSGAYVDKHVGGAAATGDGDVMMRFMPALLTVEWMRSGLSPQSASELALRKIASYYSEFMGAVIAVSMTGEYGAACYGFDKFPYSVANLELQSVTLMSVSCFT